Proteins encoded by one window of Nitrospirota bacterium:
- a CDS encoding ferredoxin family protein produces MKTRGATLRRKGAIAINRELCKGCAYCVEACPTRSIGIEKRFNAMGYFPAHVLHPEQCTGCAVCAQVCPEIAIEVWQEDIS; encoded by the coding sequence GTGAAGACACGAGGCGCAACACTGCGGCGTAAAGGCGCTATCGCCATCAACAGGGAGCTCTGCAAGGGATGCGCCTACTGCGTCGAAGCCTGCCCCACCCGCTCGATCGGGATCGAAAAGCGATTCAACGCGATGGGATACTTTCCCGCCCATGTCCTTCATCCCGAGCAATGCACCGGCTGCGCCGTCTGCGCCCAGGTGTGCCCCGAGATCGCGATAGAGGTCTGGCAGGAAGACATATCCTGA